A DNA window from Anaerocolumna sp. AGMB13020 contains the following coding sequences:
- a CDS encoding Nramp family divalent metal transporter, whose amino-acid sequence MKFKNLLNTKGHKPSFGLKELLGYIGPGLLVTVGFIDPGNWASNIAAGSDYGYKLLWMVTLSTIMLILLQHNVAHLGIVTGDCLSEAANRHLKPWLSKTVLTTALVAAISTAMAEILGGAIALNLLFRVPVKAGAVIILAVILLLLYSNSYKKLEKVIVGFVSIIGISFLYELSVVHISWGEAVRGWTVIQFPHGSMPVIMAVLGAVVMPHNLFLHSEIIQSRQWNLEEEAVIKRQLRYEFLDTLFSMIIGWAINSAMIILAATTFFSQRIKVSELGQAQQMLVPLVGSFAAVLFGVALLFAGISSTMTAGMAGGTIFAGMFGEPYDIRDRHTKIGVAGILTLAAVVIFLIKDPFKGLVYSQMLLSIQLPITVITQVYLTSSKKVMGNYKNSFLNNIVLWLIAFVLTVLNVMLLVSYL is encoded by the coding sequence ATGAAATTTAAGAATTTATTAAATACAAAAGGTCATAAGCCTTCCTTTGGTTTAAAGGAATTGCTGGGATATATCGGCCCGGGACTGTTGGTTACTGTAGGTTTTATCGATCCGGGAAACTGGGCTTCCAATATAGCAGCAGGTTCTGATTATGGATATAAGTTATTATGGATGGTTACCTTGTCTACTATAATGTTGATTCTGCTGCAGCATAATGTTGCTCACCTTGGTATTGTTACCGGTGACTGTCTGTCAGAGGCCGCCAACAGGCATTTAAAACCCTGGTTATCAAAGACAGTACTTACCACTGCGCTGGTGGCTGCAATCTCTACGGCCATGGCAGAAATCTTAGGAGGTGCAATTGCACTTAATCTGTTATTTCGTGTTCCGGTTAAAGCAGGAGCGGTAATCATATTAGCGGTAATCCTTCTATTGCTATACTCCAACTCCTATAAAAAGCTTGAAAAAGTTATTGTTGGGTTTGTATCCATAATCGGTATATCCTTTCTATATGAATTAAGTGTGGTACATATCAGCTGGGGAGAAGCTGTCAGGGGATGGACAGTCATACAATTTCCCCATGGCTCCATGCCCGTTATTATGGCAGTATTAGGTGCGGTTGTAATGCCCCATAATCTATTTCTTCATTCGGAAATCATACAAAGCAGGCAGTGGAATTTAGAGGAAGAGGCTGTTATAAAAAGACAGCTGCGTTATGAGTTTTTGGATACTTTATTTTCCATGATAATCGGGTGGGCAATTAACAGTGCAATGATTATACTTGCCGCTACTACTTTCTTTTCCCAGAGAATCAAGGTGTCTGAGCTTGGTCAGGCACAGCAGATGCTGGTACCTCTGGTTGGAAGCTTTGCAGCCGTGTTATTTGGTGTAGCCTTACTGTTTGCGGGAATATCATCAACCATGACTGCCGGAATGGCAGGGGGAACCATATTTGCAGGGATGTTCGGAGAGCCATATGATATCAGGGACAGACATACCAAAATTGGAGTTGCAGGAATACTGACACTGGCGGCGGTTGTTATTTTTCTGATAAAGGATCCTTTTAAAGGATTGGTATATAGTCAGATGCTGCTAAGCATTCAGCTGCCGATTACTGTAATTACACAAGTATACCTGACTTCCTCAAAGAAGGTTATGGGGAATTATAAGAACAGTTTTCTGAATAATATTGTATTGTGGTTAATTGCTTTCGTACTGACGGTTTTGAATGTAATGCTGCTGGTTAGTTATCTGTAA